The DNA sequence CGGCGGCGCGCTTTGCCTGGACCGCGGCCCCGCGCTGCACGCTTTATGTGGACGGAGATTGCTGGCCTTGCGAGGAGCGCCTGGCCCGGTTGTTGTGCGGGCCGATGGTGCTCGATGCCGCAAGCCTGCTACCGCTGTTGCGCGGCAAACCGGCGCGCACGCTGCTCGATGCACTCACTGCGCGCGGAGCACTCTATCGCCAGCGCCGGCGCGGCTGATCGAGTGCGCGGATCTCTTCCACGGTAGCCACGGCGCCTCCGGGACGGCGGGTATCGCTGACGCCGAGCAGCGCGCCGTTGCGCCGCATGATCGATTGCGAATTGCCGAGCAGAATTCCGCCGGTACTGAGCGTATGACCCATCGATTCCAGCAGTGCGGCGGTATCGGGGCTGATGCCCGGCTCGAGTACCAGTTCGTCGGGCAGCCACTGGTGGTGGATTCGCGGCTGTGCCGTTGCATCCGCGATATTCATGTCGAACACCAGGGTGTTGAGAATCAGCTGCAACACCACGGTGATGATGCGCGCCCCGCCCGGGGCGCCGGTTGCCAGGAACGGCTGACCATCGTGCAGCACCAGCGTCGGAGTCATGGATGACAACGGGCGCTTCAAGGACTCCACCGCATTCGCCTCGTCGCCAACGAGACCGAACACGTTGGGCACTCCGGGCTTGACCGAGAAATCATCCATCTCGTTGTTCAGAAAGAAGCCTGCCCCCGGTACCGCGATGCCGCTGCCGAATGAGAAGTTCAGCGTGTAGGTGTTGGCTACCATATTGCCGTCGCGGTCCACGACGGAATAATGGGTGGTCTGGGTGCTCTCCTGCGGAAAACCGGTGGCGGGCGCGATTTTCGCCGATGGCGTTGCATGCTTCAGGTCGATGAGTCCGCGCAGCTTGCGTGCGTACGCGGGGCTGGTAAGCCCGGCAATCGGCACCGCGAAAAAGTCCGGATCGCCGAGATACTTGCTGCGATCGGCATAGGCATATTTCATCGTTTCGGCGAGCACATGAAGATACGCCGCGCTGTTGTGCTGCATCTCCTTCAGCGCAAAGCCGTCCAGCACATTCAGCATTTCCACCAGGTGCACGCCACCGGAGGACGGGGGTGGCATCGAGACGATATCGTAGCCGCGGAATGTTCCGCGCACCGGTTCGCGCTCGACCACCTTGTAGTCTTTCAGGTCGGCGTGCGTGATCAGCCCTCCACCGCGCTCCATTTCCGCAACCAGGCGATCCGCAACAGGACCTTCGTAGAAGCCTTTGGCGCCTCGCTCGGCGATCTGGCGCAGCGTCCATCCGAGGTCGGCCTGACGCAGCATCTCCGCGGGCTGGTAGCTCGAGCCGTCGGGCTTGAACAGATACGCCTTGGCCGCCGGGTTGGCAAGCAGACGCTGGCCCCAGGGGCTCGCCAGGGTGGAGGCGAACACGAAGCTCACCGGAAAGCCTTTTTCGGCGAGCTCGATGGCGGGGGCCATGACCTGCTTGCGGCTGAGTCGGCCGTAACGGTCCTGTGCATGGAGCAGGCCGGCCACCGAACCCGGCACGCCCGATGCGAGGTGACTGAGACGCGAAAGATTCTCGACCACCTCGCCATTGGCGCCAAGAAACATGTCGCGGCGCGCGGCGCGCGGCGCCACTTCGCGGTAATCGATGGCGATCGCGCGCTTTTCCCCGGCGAGGTACAGCAGCATGAAGCCGCCGCCGCCGATATTGCCTGCCTGCGGGTAGGTGACCGCCAATGCAAATCCGGTTGCGACCGCGGCATCGATCGCGTTGCCGCCCTCGGCAAGGATTCGGGCACCGACGCGACTCGCGATTTCCTCGCTGCTGGCCACCATGCCCTCGCGAGAGGGAGTCGGGTTGAAGCGCGCGTCATAGCCAATGATCGGCCAGGCAACCGGCGCGGTTTCCCTGGCATGTGTTGTCGCGACCCCGAAAACGAATTGCAGGGCGAGCAGGACGGGGGCAATGCGCCGGAGCAGGGACATGAGGATTTCCGCGAATACGAGCGTGTTCGCGATTCTAGCGCAAGTGGCTTCCGCGTTGGGGAAGCGGCGCGGTGGCGTGGCCGATCAGTTCATCCCTGGCGCAATGCCGCGATGCGATCCTCGAGCGAAGGGTGGGTGCGCAACAGCGCGGCAAAGCCCTGTTTCAGATCCCCGCTGATGCCGAAGGCGCTTAGGGTAGCCGGCATTTCCTTGGGCATGTCCTGTTCGGCCTGCAACCGCATCAGCGCGGCGATCATGGCGCTGCGGCCGCCGAACTGCGCACCGGCCGCGTCGGCGCGGAATTCGCGCCGGCGGCTGAACCACATCACGATCATCGACGCCAGCAGGCCGAGCACGATTTCGGCGATGAAGGTGGTGATGTAGTAGCCGATGCCGAGCCCGCGCTCGGTCTTGAACACCACCCGATCGACGGTATGTCCGATGATCCGGGCAAAGAACATCACGAAGGTGTTCACCACGCCCTGGATCAGGGCCAGCGTCACCATGTCGCCGTTGGCGACGTGGCCGATTTCATGCGCAAGTACCGCACGGGCCTCCTCCGGCTTGAAGCGCGCCAGCAGACCCTGGCTTACCGCGACCAGTGCGGCATTACGGTTCCAGCCGGTGGCAAAGGCGTTGGATGCCTGCGAGGGAAAGATGCCGATCTCCGGTGTCTTTATCCCGGCCTCGCGGGCGAGCTCCGTCACGGTTTGCACCAGCCACTGCTCCTCGCGGGTGGCGGGCTGCTCGATGATGCGAGTGCCGGTACTGCGCTTGGCCATCCATTTCGAGATGAACAGCGAAATCAGTGCCCCGCACATGCCGAACACGGCGCAGAATACCAGCAGTGCCGAAAGGTTCAGATCGACGCCATTGGCGGCCATGATCGAGTTGAAGCCAAGGATATTCAGGGTGATGCTCGCGAGCATCACGATCGCGAGGTTGGTCAGCAAAAACAGGCCTATGCGCATCATCTCCGGATATTCCTCGAACGGGGGGCGATGCCTCTTAGAATGGGGACGCCGGTGAAAGTTTCAAGTGGCGGTGTTGTCGTCCGCAAGCGCTTCTCCCCCGGCGCGTTCCGTGGCCGGCATCGCGTCGGGCACCGCGGCGATCGGATTGAGGACTTCCACTACCGGGTAACCGTGCTTGTCGACTTCGCATTCCAGGATTTCGCCGCGCAGATCGAAATCCCGGATATTGGTCTCGAACAACTCGTTGAGGGCCGCATCCCGGTGCTCGGTACGAAACAGCGCGGACACATGGCTGCCATCCAGCCACTCGCCGTGACGTCCAAGATAGTGGTTGTTCTGGTTGCGTATCACGAGCAGTTTTTTCAACGCGGGTGTACTCCTTAGAGGCAGGGCTGCAGCAGACATAGTGTAAGCCGTTTCAGATCGGCAAGAGTGCGTCGCGAGCGGCTGCCCGCCTGGTTCACGACCACCAGCAACAGGGCATGCGTGAGCTCCAGGTAGCAGCGCGCGATGCGCCCGAGCTCGGCGGGCGAGCCCTTGAGGCCAAAACGTGAAAACGCAGCGGTCATTCGCTCGATGACCAGCGCGTCATGGCGCTCATCGAGCGCGCGCAATTCTGGCACCGAGAACATGGCCTGGACAAGGTGCAGAATGCCCCTTTGTGCCTTGTAGACGGCGAGCTGGCGTTCGATCAGGGCGTCCACGAATTGCTCCGGCCCAAGCGTGGCAAGCTGCCAGCCATCGATTTCCGTCAGCGTGTTCTCCACCGCGCGCAGCCATTGCTCGGCCATCGCGTACATGATGGCGTGCTTGTTGGGGAAATAGTGGTACAGCGTGCCCACCGAGATGCCGGTCTCGCGGGCGATGAGGATGGTCGTGAGCGAGTCGAACCCGACCTGGTCGAGCAGCGCCGCGGTCACCTCGAGGATCTGCTCGCTGCGCGCCACCGAACGTTGCTGCAAGGGTTTGCGGCGTGGGCTGAGCTGCTTGCGTGCTGCGAGGCTGATTCCTTTCGGGGGCGCTTGCTTCATCGACTCCGTTTCCTTTGCTGGTTTGTCCCTGACGCCGCGCGGCCGAATTCTCGCGGGAATGCGGTGTATCCAGCGCCACTGGCCGTGACGACGGATCGTGCGTCGCTCACATCCGGTCACGCGCCGAGTAGTACAACATGCCGGCGACCATGCCGGGATAGCGCAACAGGGTGCCACCGGGAAATTTCGCCACGGGAATCTTCGCCATCAGGTCGAAGCGCTCCGTGTGTCCCGCAATCGCCTCGGCGAGCAGCTTGCCGGCCAGCGTGGCCGTGGGTATGCCGTGCCCTGAATAGCCGAGCGCGTGGTACAGGTTGGGTTCCAGGCGACCGATGGCCGGCATCCGCTTCAGCGTGATCGCGAGCGTGCCGCCCCAGCCGTAATCGATGCGCGTACCGGCGAGCTGCGGGTAGATCTCCAGCATGTGCTTGCGCACGAAGCTGCGGATATCGGCCGGAAATCCGCGGCGATAATTCTCCCCGCCGCCGAACAGCAGGCGGTTGTCGGCGGAAAGCTTCCAGTAGTTGATCACGAAGCGCGAATCCTGGATGCCGAGCTTGCGTGGATTGATCTGGCGTGCCGTGTCCTCGTCCAGCGGTGCGGTCGCCAGCATGAAGTTGTTTATCGGCATGATACGCCCGGCGATTCGTGGCTCGAGTCGCTCGAGGTAGCCGTTGCAGGCGAGTATCACGCGGTCCGCGCGCACGTCGCCCTGGGTCGTGTGCACCCGCATCGGCTCGCCGCGCTCGTAGCCGGTAACGCGCGAACGTTCGTGTATGCGCGCCCCGGCGTCGATGGCAGCCTGCGCCAGGCCCAGCGTGTAATTCAATGGGTGCAGATGCACCGATCCCTCGTCGAGCATGCCACCGGCAAAGACCTCGCTGCCACTCAGGTGGCGGACTTCATCGCGACCGACGTGCCGGCACTGCGTGTATCCATAGGCGCTTTGCAGATGTTCGACTTCGGAGCGCAGGTAGTCGTCATCGCGGGGCTTCCACCCGGCATGCAGGATCCCTTCGCGAAGATCGCACTCGATGGCATGCCTGTCGATCAGCGCGCGCACCAACTGCACCGCCTCGAGTCCGAGATCCCAAAGCAGGCGCGCATGGGACTTGCCGAGCCGCTGTTCGAGTTCATCCTGCGGTCTGCGCTGGCCGGTGCCCACCTGCCCGCCGCTACGCCCCGATGCACCCCAGCCGACCCGTTCGGCCTCCAGCACCACTACATCAAAGCCCCGCTCGCGCAGGTGCAGGGCGGCGGACAGGCCCGTGTAACCGCCACCGATGATGCAGACATCGGTGCGGACGGTGCCATGCAGGGGCGGCAGATCCTGATCGCGGTTCGCACTGGCGGCATAGTAGGAAGGGACGTGACCGGAAATGGACATGGAATTCTCCGCTGGCGGCAGGCTTGCAAAGCACGGGCGCGCTGATTAAACTGAACAATAATTCGATTTAAAGCGAATGATAATTCGATTATCGGATAACGGCAAGTCCCGTGGCGATGCATCCGGCGGATACCCATCGCGCAGTTCCTGTCGAAGCGCAATTACCCTGACACCCGCGAGAAGAGCATGGAAACCATCCATAAATGGCTGATCGAGAACCGGATAACCGAAGTCGAGGTGCTGGTGCCGGACATGACCGGCAACGCGCGCGGCAAGTTCATTCCCGCCGCCAAGTACATGAAGCAGGACAACCCGCGTTTGCCCGAGGGCATCCTCGCGCAGGCGGTAAACGGCGATTACCCCGACGATTACTGGGAGCTGCTGGATCCGCGCGATCGCGACATGAATCTGCGCGCCGACCCGAAAACCATGCGCGTAGTGCCCTGGGCCAAGGACCCGACCGCGCAGATCATCCATGACTGCTATGACATGGAAGGCAATCTGCATGCGCTCTCGACCCGCAATGTGCTGCGCCGCGTGCTGGACCTGTACGAGCGTGACGGGCTGCGTCCGGTGGTTGCGCCGGAAGTCGAGTTCTACCTGGTGAAGAAGAACGCGGATCCGGACTATGAATTGCAGCCGCCGGTTGGCCGTTCCGGTCGTCCCGAGTCCGCGCGCCAGTCCTACAGCATCGATGCGGTCAACGAATTCGACCCGATCATCGAGGATATGTACGATTTCTGCGAAGCGCAGAATCTCGATGTGGACACGCTGATCCACGAGGCCGGTGCCGCGCAGCTCGAGGTGAATTTCCTTCACGGTGACGCGCTCGATCTCGCCGACCAGGTGTTCACCTTCAAGCGCACCATGCGCGAGACCGCAATGCGTCACGATGTATATGCGACCTTCATGTCGCGGCCCATGGAAAAAGAGCCGGGCAGCTCGATGCACGTGCACCAGAGCATCGTGCGCGCCGATGATGGCTTGAATATTTTCAGCCTGCCCGACGAGAGCGATGCGCCGGCGTTCATGCACTATATCGGTGGCCTGCAGAAGTATGTCCCGCTGCTGATCGCGTTGTTCGCGCCCAACGTGAATTCGTACCGTCGTTTCACGCGCGAGATTTCCGCACCCATCAGCCTGCAGTGGGGCCATGACAACCGTACCGTCGGTTTCCGTGTTCCGGTGAGTGACGCTCGCGCACGGCGTGTCGAGAATCGCTTTGCCGGTGCCGACGCCAATCCCTATCTCGCCATTGCCGCGACCCTGGTTGCCGGCTATCTCGGGATGAAGCAGAAGCTGGAACCCACCGAACCCTGCAATGGCAATGCCTACAAGGAGGAGATCACCGTCGCGCGCAGCCTCGAGGAAGCGTTGCGCTATATCGACGAGGATGACGCGGTGGTGGAAATACTCGGAAGCCAGTTCATCCGCGCCTATCGCTCGGTCAAGCTGGCGGAATACGACGCCTTCAACCGTACTGTCAGTTCCTGGGAGCGCGAGCATCTGCTGCTGAACGTCTGAGCCCCGAAGCAACCCGCGAGCCCCGATCCGGCGGCGGCGGAAATCCGCTGCTCCGAAGACGCCGGATTCCCGCACGCGCTCGACGCTCGCGCACCCCGCAGCCGGTTGCGGTTCGCTTACCCAGAGTTAACTTCTATTCCTGATCTGCCTCTGTACAATGAACGGATACCCGCGTTCCGCCTGCTGCCCGCAAGGCGATGCATCCAACGGAGTATTCATGGTCGAGATCCGCCCTGCTGCCACGGTCGTATTGTTGCGTGACGAACCCGACGGTCTGCACACCCTGTTGCTGCGCCGCAATTCGGCGCTTGGCTTCGCCGCCGGCGCCTGGGTGTTTCCGGGCGGGCGCGTGGAGCCCGAGGAAATTGCCGCCGCTCCCGACGAGCTCGAGGCGGCGAGGGTCGCCGCGGTTCGCGAAACCCTCGAGGAGGCGCAACTGCGGGTCGAAGCGCGCACGCTTTGCTACTATTCCCACTGGACCACGCCGGCGCTGATGCCCAAGCGCTACGCCACGTGGTTTTTTGTCGCGCGGGCCCCGGACGATCATGCCGTTACCGTGGATGGCAGCGAGATCCATGACCATCTGTGGGTACGGCCCGCCGAGGCCATGGAGAAGCACCGGCGCGAGGAGATCGAGTTGATGCCGCCGACCTACATCACCCTGCTGGAGCTGGCGCAATGCGCGCATGCCGCCGAGGTGCTGGAGCGTATCGCGCGGCGCACGGTACCGGTATTCGAGCCACATATCCTGGTGCGCGAGCAGCGCCCGACCGAATCGCTGTATTTCGGCGATGCCGGCTACGGGAGTTCCGAGCCCGACGCTCCCGGCAGGCGTCACCGCATGATCATGGCGCGTGGCGATTACCGCTATCTCAACGAAGGAGTCGTTTCATGGTGAGCAAATGGCAGGCTGAGCAATCGCTGTCGCAGATGGATGACTATCCGCTGCATCAGGTTGCGGAGACGATGCGCAATGTCGGAACCAGCGACCGCAATTTCTACGACCGTTACTATTTCAACCTGCACAACAGCAGCGGCGAGCTGTTCATGGTCATGGGAATGGGGCAGTACCCCACGCTCGCGGTGCAGGATGCGTTTGTTGCGCTGCGTCGCGGCGATACCCATCGCGTGGTGCGTGCCTCGCGCGAGCTCGGTGACCGCATGGACACCCGGGTCGGTCCGATCCGCATCGAAGTGCTGAAGGGGCTCGAGAAGCTGCGCTTCGTGGTCGAGCCCAACGAGTGGGGCATCGCGCTTGATCTGACCTGGGATGCGGCGATCCCGGCCTTCCTCGAGCCGCGGCAGTACGTGCGGCGCAAGGGACGGGTGTTTTTCGATTCGGTGCGTTTCGCGC is a window from the Gammaproteobacteria bacterium genome containing:
- the ggt gene encoding gamma-glutamyltransferase produces the protein MSLLRRIAPVLLALQFVFGVATTHARETAPVAWPIIGYDARFNPTPSREGMVASSEEIASRVGARILAEGGNAIDAAVATGFALAVTYPQAGNIGGGGFMLLYLAGEKRAIAIDYREVAPRAARRDMFLGANGEVVENLSRLSHLASGVPGSVAGLLHAQDRYGRLSRKQVMAPAIELAEKGFPVSFVFASTLASPWGQRLLANPAAKAYLFKPDGSSYQPAEMLRQADLGWTLRQIAERGAKGFYEGPVADRLVAEMERGGGLITHADLKDYKVVEREPVRGTFRGYDIVSMPPPSSGGVHLVEMLNVLDGFALKEMQHNSAAYLHVLAETMKYAYADRSKYLGDPDFFAVPIAGLTSPAYARKLRGLIDLKHATPSAKIAPATGFPQESTQTTHYSVVDRDGNMVANTYTLNFSFGSGIAVPGAGFFLNNEMDDFSVKPGVPNVFGLVGDEANAVESLKRPLSSMTPTLVLHDGQPFLATGAPGGARIITVVLQLILNTLVFDMNIADATAQPRIHHQWLPDELVLEPGISPDTAALLESMGHTLSTGGILLGNSQSIMRRNGALLGVSDTRRPGGAVATVEEIRALDQPRRRWR
- the htpX gene encoding protease HtpX, whose amino-acid sequence is MMRIGLFLLTNLAIVMLASITLNILGFNSIMAANGVDLNLSALLVFCAVFGMCGALISLFISKWMAKRSTGTRIIEQPATREEQWLVQTVTELAREAGIKTPEIGIFPSQASNAFATGWNRNAALVAVSQGLLARFKPEEARAVLAHEIGHVANGDMVTLALIQGVVNTFVMFFARIIGHTVDRVVFKTERGLGIGYYITTFIAEIVLGLLASMIVMWFSRRREFRADAAGAQFGGRSAMIAALMRLQAEQDMPKEMPATLSAFGISGDLKQGFAALLRTHPSLEDRIAALRQG
- a CDS encoding TetR/AcrR family transcriptional regulator; this encodes MKQAPPKGISLAARKQLSPRRKPLQQRSVARSEQILEVTAALLDQVGFDSLTTILIARETGISVGTLYHYFPNKHAIMYAMAEQWLRAVENTLTEIDGWQLATLGPEQFVDALIERQLAVYKAQRGILHLVQAMFSVPELRALDERHDALVIERMTAAFSRFGLKGSPAELGRIARCYLELTHALLLVVVNQAGSRSRRTLADLKRLTLCLLQPCL
- a CDS encoding FAD-binding oxidoreductase, which produces MSISGHVPSYYAASANRDQDLPPLHGTVRTDVCIIGGGYTGLSAALHLRERGFDVVVLEAERVGWGASGRSGGQVGTGQRRPQDELEQRLGKSHARLLWDLGLEAVQLVRALIDRHAIECDLREGILHAGWKPRDDDYLRSEVEHLQSAYGYTQCRHVGRDEVRHLSGSEVFAGGMLDEGSVHLHPLNYTLGLAQAAIDAGARIHERSRVTGYERGEPMRVHTTQGDVRADRVILACNGYLERLEPRIAGRIMPINNFMLATAPLDEDTARQINPRKLGIQDSRFVINYWKLSADNRLLFGGGENYRRGFPADIRSFVRKHMLEIYPQLAGTRIDYGWGGTLAITLKRMPAIGRLEPNLYHALGYSGHGIPTATLAGKLLAEAIAGHTERFDLMAKIPVAKFPGGTLLRYPGMVAGMLYYSARDRM
- a CDS encoding glutamine synthetase, which produces METIHKWLIENRITEVEVLVPDMTGNARGKFIPAAKYMKQDNPRLPEGILAQAVNGDYPDDYWELLDPRDRDMNLRADPKTMRVVPWAKDPTAQIIHDCYDMEGNLHALSTRNVLRRVLDLYERDGLRPVVAPEVEFYLVKKNADPDYELQPPVGRSGRPESARQSYSIDAVNEFDPIIEDMYDFCEAQNLDVDTLIHEAGAAQLEVNFLHGDALDLADQVFTFKRTMRETAMRHDVYATFMSRPMEKEPGSSMHVHQSIVRADDGLNIFSLPDESDAPAFMHYIGGLQKYVPLLIALFAPNVNSYRRFTREISAPISLQWGHDNRTVGFRVPVSDARARRVENRFAGADANPYLAIAATLVAGYLGMKQKLEPTEPCNGNAYKEEITVARSLEEALRYIDEDDAVVEILGSQFIRAYRSVKLAEYDAFNRTVSSWEREHLLLNV
- a CDS encoding NUDIX hydrolase, encoding MVEIRPAATVVLLRDEPDGLHTLLLRRNSALGFAAGAWVFPGGRVEPEEIAAAPDELEAARVAAVRETLEEAQLRVEARTLCYYSHWTTPALMPKRYATWFFVARAPDDHAVTVDGSEIHDHLWVRPAEAMEKHRREEIELMPPTYITLLELAQCAHAAEVLERIARRTVPVFEPHILVREQRPTESLYFGDAGYGSSEPDAPGRRHRMIMARGDYRYLNEGVVSW